In Chaetodon trifascialis isolate fChaTrf1 chromosome 23, fChaTrf1.hap1, whole genome shotgun sequence, the following proteins share a genomic window:
- the LOC139351398 gene encoding motile sperm domain-containing protein 1-like translates to MRRKDGHDAGGRGGTAEPGGRTAVRQAGRVETGGASPLSVFLFPSELMFYSEQRNSHRRVLTVYNPHSFTLSFRILSTAPSLYRVLEAEGRVQAKSCVDLVVRHLDVSPRNWGRRDKFRLEVRGGGQTGGREIWAELRGGEEVRVGRGRGGAGAEEEEEESRRRRGGGRGEERRTGGQQRAPSAQNPLSPLLVPTHTHLQRPTCTAVRSVSQWVVCVVVAVLCVAVLMLPLHTDSGSVVPHCLHVSTNQKLVCAYILGLLTMVFLR, encoded by the exons ATGAGAAGGAAGGACGGCCACGACGCGGGGGGACGAGGTGGGACGGCGGAGCCGGGGGGCAGGACGGCGGTGAGACAGGCGGGCCGGGTGGAGACGGGTGGCGCGTCTCcgctgtctgtcttcctgtttccctctgaGCTGATGTTTTACTCCGAGCAGAGAAACTCCCACAGGAGAGTTTTAACCGTGTACAACCCCCACAGCTTCACCCTGAGCTTCAGGA tcctGTCTACAGCTCCCTCTCTCTACAGAGTGCTGGAGGCAGAGGGGCGTGTCCAAGCGAAATCCTGTGTTGATCT cgtGGTGCGTCACCTGGATGTCTCCCCTCGTAACTGGGGACGCAGGGACAAGTTCCGcctggaggtgagaggaggaggccagacGGGAGGACGGGAGATCTGGGCCGAGCTtcgaggaggagaggaggtgagagtaggaagaggaaggggaggagcgGGGGccgaggaagaagaggaggagagcaggaggagacgaggaggaggacgaggggaggagaggaggacgggaggccagcagagggcgccgTCCGCTCAGaatcctctgtctcctctgctggtgcccacacacacacacctgcagcggcctacctgcacag ctgtgcgcagtgtgtctcagtgggtggtgtgtgtggtggtggcgGTGCTGTGTGTCGCAGTGTTGATGCTCCCCCTGCACACTGACAGTGGCTCTGTGGTTCCACACTGCCTGCACgtctccaccaatcagaagctGGTCTGCGCTTATATActgg gtctTCTCACCATGGTGTTTCTACGGTAA